The Terriglobia bacterium sequence GTGTTCGGCATGATTGTCATGCTCATTGAACCGCTTCTGCCCGAGCACAATGACCGCAAGGGGTTGGGCATGCTGGCGCTGGTCGGTTCCCTGCTCGCCATCGCGGCCACACTCTACCAGACCGGCTATCCCGGTCAGGCATGGTTTGGCATGGTACAGGTGGACAGCTTCAGCATCTTCTTTCACCTGATCGTCGGATTCGTCGCCGCCACCGTGATTCTCGCGTCGTTCGAATATCTCGCCGTGCAGGGAATCCGGCTGGGCGAATACTACGGACTCATCCTGCTCGGCTCTGTCGGCATGATGCTGATGTCCTCGGCAGTCGAGTTGGTTCTGATCTTCATCGCGCTGGAGATTTCTTCGATCTCGACCTACATTCTCGCCGGTTTCCGCCGGCGCGCCGCTACCAGCGCCGAGTCGTCGCTCAAGTACTTCCTGCTGGGTTCGTTCGCGACCGCATTTTTCCTATACGGTGTTGCGCTGATGTTTGGCGCCACTGGCTCCACTAGCATCTACCCCATCGCCGCCTCGCTGCGTTCCGGCGCGCCCGCGCTCGCCTACGCCGGCATGGCGCTGATGTTCATCGGCCTGGGATTCAAGGTGGCGTCCGCCCCGTTTCACGTCTGGACGCCCGATGTCTACGAAGGCGCGCCCGCGCCCGTGGTGGCGCTCATGTCCACCGCGCCGAAGGCCGCCGCGTTCGCGGTGTTGCTGCGCATCCTGTTCGCTGCCGCCGCTCCGGGATGGTTCTGGATCGTGTGGTGCTCGGCCGCGCGACCAACGTCAAGCGCATGCTGGCGTACTCCTCGATCGCGCACGCCGGTTACCTGCTGTGCGCTTTCGCCGCCGCGAAAAACATCGGTATCTCCGCCGCCATCTTCTATGCCGCCGCCTACGCGGTCATGAACGCGGGCGCATTCATCGTGATCGCGCACTTCGCCAGCCAGAATGAGCGCTACGTCCTGATTGACGACTACTCAGGCCTCGGCCGCCGCGCGCCCGGATTAGCTGCCGTGCTCACAGTCTTCTTGCTGTCGCTGATCGGGATTCCCATCACCGGCGGGTTCTTCGCCAAGTTCTACGTCTTCAGCGCGGCGCTGAAATCCGATCTCGTCGGGCTGACCATCATCGGCGTCGTCAACAGCGCCATCGCGGCGTACTACTACCTGCGCGTGATCGTCGTCATGTACATGCGCGAGCCCAAGGAAGACACGCCGATCATGCCCATGCCGGTTGCGCTCGGCGTCTCGCTCACTGCCGCCGTCGTGGCGACCATTTACCTGGGCGTGCTTCCCGGCCGGGTGCTCGATTACGCGCTGCAGGGGGCAAGGGATCTCGTTAAGTAGCGGCTACTCAACCGCCACCGCGATGTCCCGCCGCGAGAACACCAGCGTCGCCAGCAGCCAGAACACAAGCGAGTACGCGATTGCCCATCCGGCAGCCGCCCACGGCGCGTACCAACCTGACACGCTGAAGCTGACCATCGCATCCGCCAGCGTGTAACTCGGTAGCAGGTTTGGCACTGCCAACACGCGCCCCACTGCGCCCATGGTTGCCAGCGTGAGTGCGGCCGCTGCCGCAGCCATCAGCGGATGGAGGAAGGTCGAGAAGAACAGCGCCGCCGTTCCCGCCAGGAGGAATGACGCGATCAGCACCCCGACCAGTTCCCACAGCCTCTCCGGCGAGCGCCCGCGATGCGCCAGCGCCAAGCTGCCGATCAGTCCGACCACCAGGCTGTAAATACCGGAGCAAAACAGCGTGCCCAGCAGCAGCCCGCCGAGGTATTGCGCGCGGTGAATGCCCTTCGACAGAACCGCCAGCACACGTCGCGTGCGCCGCTCGTTGTTGAGGCCGGAAGCCGCCAGCAACCCGGTGAACGCCAGGCCGTACACCCCGACCGATCGCAGCAGGAACATTGTGTCATCCAGCGACGAGTCGTTGATGAACGTCGCCGCCGCGCCGAACACGATCACGTAAGCCACGAGCGTAATCAGCGGCCAGCGGTTCTCGCGGACAAAATTCGCGGCGATAAGGAGCACGGGCGTCATGAGGAATTCTCTGGCCGTGTGTTTGCGATTACTGATATACACAGAGGCACAGAGACACAGAGGGGTAGTGTGCCTCTTACCCTCTGCGCTCTCAATGTCTCTGCGTCTCTGTGTTCGTCGCTACGACTGCCCGTTGATCGCCAACTCCTTCCCCGTCAGCTCCACGAAAATATCCTCCAGCGACCGCTTCACCGGGTTCACGCGCACGACTTCCCCGCCCAGCGACCACACGCGCTCAATCGTTTCCCGCTGCTCCGAACAAGCCACGGTGAAACGCACCAGCCCATTTTCCGCGGCCGCCTGCAGGAACGACGAGGCGGGCACACCGCGCGCTACCACCTCGCACTGCTCACTCGATTCCAGCAGCTCGCTGGTGCGCCCGACGCGCGCCATCTGCCCACGGTGCAGAATGCCGACGCGGTCGCAAATCAACTCGATTTCTGACAGCATATGCGAGCTGAGAAAGACGGTCTTGCCGGCGTTGCGCGCACGCAGCAAGAGCTCGCGCACGGCGAGGCGGCCGAGCGGATCCAGTGCCGACGTGGGCTCGTCGAGGATCAGCAGCTCGGGATCGTTCACCAGGGCCTGCGCCAGCCCGACGCGCTGCAGCATGCCGCGCGAGAGCTTGCCGATGTTTCGCTGGGCGAGGTCGGCGAGCTCCAGGGTTTCCAGCACGTCGCGCACGGCGCGCGCCAGCCGCGGATCGCGCAGCCCGTTCAGCCCCCCATAGAAGCGCAGCAGCTTCGCCGCCGGACGGTGATACAACGCCACGTTTTCTGCCAGGAATCCGACGCGCCGCCGCGTAGGAGCGTGTCCGAACCGATTGCCCAGCAGGGTGCCTGAGCCCCGCGTCGCGCGCATGAATCCCACCGCCAGGTGAATAGCCGTGGTCTTCCCAGCTCCGTTAGGCCCGAGAAAGCCGAAGATTTCGCCACGCTCGATGCTCAGCGAGAAGTCGTCTAACGCGACGACCGCCGCACGCATGAATCTGCCGTACTGCTTGGTGATGTTTTCGTATTGGAGAACCGCGGACATCAGCGCTCAGCCATTGGCCGTTGGGCATTAGCCATTGGCGAATACCGATTAGATTAGCCCTTTGCGTCCAGACAAACCTAACCACTCCGTTCTCATCGGCAAGAAATGCGTGGCTCGGTACGAGCTAACGACCAATTGCCAACGGCCAAAGGCCAATGGCTATTGGCCAAAAGCAATGCCCCTGCCCGGAAGTGCCGAACAGGGGCAAAACCTTGAATCGAAATCGTTACTTCACCTTCGCAAAGATGATCACCAGCGTGTACAGCGCCAGCGACTCGATCAGCGCCAGGCCCAGAATCAGCGCAAGCTGAATGCCCGGACGCGCGGCAGGGTTGCGGGCCAGCGCCTCGGCGGAGGCTGCAGTGGCCTTCGCCTGGCCGAGCCCGCAGACGGCGGAAGCGATCGCCATGGCAAAACCGGAGGTAATCGCCACCCAGTTGGTGCCCGCCGCGGCGTGTTCGCCCTGCGCCAGGACCGGCACGGCGAAGCACATCACTGCCAGCATCAGGAATACGAAGCTCATCGTTTTACGCATTCTCTGTTTCTCCTTCTATGATTCGGGCACCCCACCGAGCCAAAACCGGGCTCGTCGGGGACCCCGCTTTGCCGCCAGGAGGTGGTTGACCTCATCCTCGACCAGAGGCCCTCACGCTGGGGCAGTTGGCAGTTGCCAGTTGTTAGTTGT is a genomic window containing:
- a CDS encoding ABC transporter ATP-binding protein, coding for MSAVLQYENITKQYGRFMRAAVVALDDFSLSIERGEIFGFLGPNGAGKTTAIHLAVGFMRATRGSGTLLGNRFGHAPTRRRVGFLAENVALYHRPAAKLLRFYGGLNGLRDPRLARAVRDVLETLELADLAQRNIGKLSRGMLQRVGLAQALVNDPELLILDEPTSALDPLGRLAVRELLLRARNAGKTVFLSSHMLSEIELICDRVGILHRGQMARVGRTSELLESSEQCEVVARGVPASSFLQAAAENGLVRFTVACSEQRETIERVWSLGGEVVRVNPVKRSLEDIFVELTGKELAINGQS
- a CDS encoding ATPase, with the translated sequence MRKTMSFVFLMLAVMCFAVPVLAQGEHAAAGTNWVAITSGFAMAIASAVCGLGQAKATAASAEALARNPAARPGIQLALILGLALIESLALYTLVIIFAKVK